In Saccharomyces cerevisiae S288C chromosome XV, complete sequence, the following proteins share a genomic window:
- the ROD1 gene encoding Rod1p (Alpha-arrestin involved in ubiquitin-dependent endocytosis; activating dephosphorylation relays glucose signaling to transporter endocytosis; calcineurin dephosphorylation is required for Rsp5p-dependent internalization of agonist-occupied Ste2p, as part of signal desensitization; recruits Rsp5p to Ste2p via its 2 PPXY motifs; protein abundance increases in response to DNA replication stress; ROD1 has a paralog, ROG3, that arose from the whole genome duplication) yields the protein MFSSSSRPSKEPLLFDIRLRNLDNDVLLIKGPPDEASSVLLSGTIVLSITEPIQIKSLALRLFGRLRLNIPTVLQTVHGPHKRYSKFERNIYSHFWDDFNIKSYFQNLYDNHNNGKITISSKSSTNLAALPKRKRALSTASLISSNGQTSASKNYHTLVKGNYEFPFSAIIPGSLVESVEGLPNAAVTYALEATIERPKQPDLICKKHLRVIRTLAIDAVELSETVSVDNSWPEKVDYTISIPTKAIAIGSSTMINILIVPILKGLKLGPVRISLVENSQYCGSYGGVINQERMVAKLKLKDPLKHVAQIKKKRSLNEAADEGVDTDTGEFQDKWEVRALLNIPASLTKCSQDCRILSNIKVRHKIKFTISLLNPDGHISELRAALPVQLFISPFVPVNVKTSDVIERTLKTFGPSYQVTSQHDNSFSSKNFVDDSEEDVIFQRSASALQLSSMPTIVSGSTLNINSTDAEATAVADTTMVTSLMVPPNYGNHVYDRVYGEVTNEDETSASASSSAVESQAIHNIQNLYISDSNNSNNPILAPNPQIKIEDDSLNNCDSRGDSVNNSNLNLVNSNLTISENWNNNSPSANRYNNIINAGLNSPSLTPSFAHLSRRNSYSRQTSSTSLKNDLELTDLSRVPSYDKAMKSDMIGEDLPPAYPEEELGVQENKKIELERPQILHHKSTSSLLPLPGSSKSSNNLKRSSSRTHLSHSPLPRNNSGSSVSLQQLARNNTDSSFNLNLSFTSAKSSTGSRHFPFNMTTSFTSNSSSKNNSHFDKTDSTSDANKPREEENYTSATHNRRSRSSSVRSNNSNSPLRQGTGSFANLMEMFTKRDRS from the coding sequence atgttttcatcatcatctcGACCTTCAAAAGAGCCATTACTATTTGACATCAGACTTAGAAATTTGGACAATGATGTTTTACTGATAAAAGGCCCCCCTGATGAGGCATCTTCTGTCCTACTATCTGGAACTATAGTATTGTCAATTACTGAGCCAATTCAAATCAAGTCTTTGGCTTTGAGACTTTTTGGTAGGTTGAGACTAAATATTCCAACGGTTTTACAAACTGTTCATGGGCCGCATAAGCGATACTCAAAGTTTGAGAGAAACATATATTCTCATTTTTGGGATGATtttaatataaaaagttaTTTCCAAAACTTGTACGATAATCATAATAATGGTAAAATAACAATTTCTAGTAAATCCTCAACAAATTTAGCAGCATTGccaaagagaaaaagagcCCTTTCTACTGCATCATTGATATCAAGTAATGGGCAGACAAGCGCAAGCAAAAACTATCACACCTTAGTAAAAGGTAACTACGAATTCCCTTTCAGCGCGATTATTCCTGGGTCATTAGTGGAAAGTGTAGAAGGCCTACCAAATGCTGCCGTCACTTATGCTCTGGAAGCTACTATCGAGAGACCTAAGCAGCCCGACTTGATCTGTAAAAAACATCTAAGAGTTATTCGAACGTTAGCTATAGATGCAGTCGAGTTATCTGAAACAGTATCAGTGGATAACTCATGGCCTGAAAAAGTCGATTATACGATCTCCATTCCAACTAAGGCAATTGCCATTGGCTCTTCCACCATGATCAATATTTTAATTGTTCCTATATTAAAAGGATTGAAGTTAGGCCCTGTTAGGATCAGTTTGGTGGAAAATTCCCAGTATTGTGGTAGCTATGGAGGGGTTATCAACCAAGAAAGAATGGTGGCTAAATTAAAACTAAAAGATCCCCTGAAGCACGTTGCccaaataaagaagaagaggagcCTAAATGAAGCTGCCGACGAAGGGGTTGATACGGACACAGGGGAATTTCAAGATAAATGGGAAGTTCGAGCTTTATTAAACATACCTGCAAGCCTGACTAAATGCTCCCAAGACTGTCGCATTTTATCTAATATCAAAGTCCGTCATAAGATCAAGTTCACTATAAGTTTACTCAATCCGGACGGTCATATTTCAGAATTGCGTGCGGCACTGCCTGTCCAATTATTCATTTCACCGTTTGTTCCAGTCAATGTAAAGACCTCCGATGTTATTGAAAGAACGCTCAAAACGTTTGGACCCTCATATCAAGTAACAAGTCAGCACGATAATTCATTCAGCAGCAAAAACTTTGTAGACGATAGTGAAGAAGATgtgatttttcaaagatctGCTTCTGCGTTACAATTGTCTTCAATGCCAACCATAGTATCTGGCTCTACTTTAAATATCAATAGTACTGATGCAGAGGCTACCGCAGTCGCTGACACAACTATGGTAACTAGTTTGATGGTACCTCCCAACTACGGCAATCACGTTTACGATCGAGTGTATGGCGAGGTAACTAATGAAGACGAAACTTCAGCATCAGCTTCTTCAAGTGCCGTCGAATCACAGGCAATTCACAATATTCAAAACCTATATATATCGGATAGTAACAATAGCAATAATCCTATTTTGGCACCAAATCCTCAAATCAAGATTGAAGATGATAGCCTAAATAATTGTGACTCTCGAGGGGACAGCGTTAACAATAGTAACCTGAATCTGGTTAATAGTAATCTAACAATTAGTGAAAATTGGAACAATAACTCTCCTTCTGCAAATAGATATAATAACATCATTAATGCTGGATTGAATAGTCCTTCACTGACACCAAGCTTTGCACATTTATCTAGGCGTAACTCATATAGTCGCCAAACATCTTCTACATCGCTGAAGAACGATTTGGAACTGACAGATTTAAGCAGAGTTCCCTCGTATGATAAAGCAATGAAATCTGATATGATTGGTGAGGATCTTCCACCGGCTTATCCCGAGGAAGAACTTGgagttcaagaaaataaaaaaattgaactAGAAAGGCCacaaattcttcatcacaAGTCTACATCCTCTTTGTTGCCACTTCCAGGCTCGAGCAAGAGTTCCAATAATCTGAAAAGATCGTCTAGTAGGACACATTTATCCCACTCTCCATTACCAAGGAATAATAGCGGATCCTCAGTATCATTGCAGCAGTTGGCGAGAAACAACACAGATAGTTCATTTAATCTAAATCTCTCTTTCACTTCAGCAAAAAGCAGCACAGGAAGCAGACATTTTCCGTTTAATATGACAACATCTTTCACTAGTAATTCAAGTTCCAAGAACAATTCACATTTTGATAAAACTGATTCTACATCTGACGCTAATAAGCCAAGAGAAGAGGAAAACTATACGAGCGCAACCCACAATCGAAGGTCACGCTCATCGTCAGTTCGGAGCAACAATAGCAACTCACCATTAAGACAAGGAACAGGTTCATTTGCTAATTTAATGGAGATGTTCACAAAACGGGATCGCTCATAG
- a CDS encoding uncharacterized protein (hypothetical protein; may interact with ribosomes, based on co-purification experiments; YOR019W has a paralog, JIP4, that arose from the whole genome duplication) — MISVCPQNDLQKCYRSLTFDVPGQQFEERNEQNLKKRAKKKGSFQPSVAFDTVPSTAGYSSIDDSREGFKGVPVPNYYTMEECYDDETDSFSPNLQYYLRDTFQSSPFLNTRKENKSESSSFPMRSSKLLEKNSDIKKYFLVSKNGKIVRRDYPSTPVIVNETLMINRFEKNWIKLWRQRKLQINERLNDKKKWFTYPELIFSEERIKPLYRGDDSAPCTKEQKRKHKILQQKVGYPNNPKTIVCHINGKKHTWVALDWTVYKFARNLDHIVVITTLPKMISNRKKTAKDDTEWAPGYQKEVIDQKLNDIFDYILQLVKVVKISVKITLEIIVGKIKKSLVDVINVHTPDFLVLATLKHERNENLITYKSKKLTDVFPVSYPIPTFVVPSKRMYSFELNLQREVNEHYVSKNHMKHEHTDVESMSSSMFKKNTISDISSHISVDSYAEDFKRQGYIKKQFNTSNDSIPRKLTGLAQHSRRKITGDIEKLQDDEKDRECTKEKLLLKKIDIIIRESLKSSLAIETLPGKNVSQSSHGDQISSFKNALIGNGSKNTKFRKSLIPYSSSEEQNTTTTIKLSSSPTSQIKFATSVKHKDGRAALGKARNLPDIRHSISFDKENSFDPSDKSSSVDNSIPLRKVKSAGALRKVKTNDSSSSAGSKKSSSSFSTVNTFTGGGVGIFKVFKSGSSSGNKSSSRRNSSSGDVFESDDRNDKKKKKKKKKKSLFLFGKI, encoded by the coding sequence ATGATTTCTGTTTGCCCACAAAATGACTTGCAAAAATGCTACAGAAGCCTCACATTCGATGTTCCAGGACAACAATTCGAAGAGAGAAATGAACAAAACCTTAAAAAACGGgccaaaaagaaaggcaGTTTCCAACCATCTGTTGCCTTTGACACAGTGCCTTCCACCGCTGGTTATTCTTCTATAGACGACAGCAGGGAAGGATTCAAAGGTGTACCTGTTCCCAACTATTACACGATGGAAGAGTGCTATGACGATGAAACAGACTCTTTTTCGCcaaatttgcaatattATTTGAGAGATACATTCCAATCATCACCTTTTCTGAATACTagaaaagagaacaaaTCTGAATCCAGTAGTTTTCCAATGAGATCCTCAAAGTTGTTGGAAAAGAATTCTgacatcaaaaaatatttcttggTATCCAAGAATGGAAAAATAGTGAGGAGAGACTATCCAAGCACGCCAGTAATTGTCAACGAAACGTTGATGATAAACAGGTTTGAAAAGAACTGGATAAAGTTATGGCGCCAAAGAAAACTACAAATAAATGAAAGGCTgaatgacaaaaaaaaatggtttACTTACCCAGAACTTATCTTCTCTGAAGAGCGTATTAAACCGTTATATAGAGGAGATGATAGTGCACCATGTacaaaagaacaaaaaagaaagcataaAATACTTCAACAAAAGGTCGGATATCCCAATAACCCTAAGACAATAGTTTGTCACATTAACGGAAAAAAACATACGTGGGTTGCCCTAGACTGGACAGTCTACAAGTTTGCACGAAATCTTGATCACATTGTTGTCATAACTACACTGCCAAAAATGATTTCtaacaggaaaaaaactGCAAAAGATGATACAGAATGGGCACCGGGATATCAAAAAGAAGTAATAGATCAAAAATTAAACGACATTTTTGATTATATTTTACAGCTAGTAAAAGTGGTCAAAATATCCGTCAAAATTACTTTAGAAATAATTGTAggcaaaattaaaaaaagtcTGGTAGATGTCATTAATGTCCATACTCCAGATTTCTTAGTTCTTGCTACTTTAAAGCACGAGCGAAATGAGAATCTTATTACATATAAATCCAAAAAGCTGACAGATGTCTTTCCTGTTAGTTATCCGATTCCCACATTTGTTGTTCCCTCGAAACGAATGTATTCGTTCGAACTGAATCTACAAAGAGAAGTAAATGAACATTATGTCTCAAAAAATCATATGAAGCACGAACACACTGACGTTGAGAGCATGAGCAGTTcaatgttcaaaaaaaatacaatatCAGATATTTCTTCACATATTTCCGTAGATTCGTACGCCgaagatttcaaaaggCAAGGCTACATCAAAAAGCAGTTCAACACCTCTAATGATTCCattccaagaaaattgaCCGGTCTCGCCCAGCATTCAAGAAGGAAGATCACGGGTgatatagaaaaattacaagaCGATGAGAAAGATAGAGAATGTACTAAGGAAAAActtttgttgaagaaaattgatATCATAATTAGAGAGTCATTGAAGTCTTCTTTAGCGATAGAGACGTTGCCTGGTAAAAATGTATCGCAGTCCAGTCACGGTGACCAAATTTCCAGCTTTAAGAATGCTTTGATAGGCAATGGGTCGAAAAACACAAAGTTTAGAAAATCTTTAATACCATATTCTTCCTCAGAGGAACAAAATACCACAACAACTATTAAACTCAGTAGCTCGCCTACGTCCCAAATCAAGTTTGCAACCTCTGTAAAACACAAAGATGGAAGAGCCGCCCTTGGCAAAGCCAGAAATCTGCCTGATATAAGGCACAGTATTTCCTTcgacaaagaaaattcctTTGATCCATCTGATAAAAGCAGTAGTGTTGATAATAGCATTCCTTTGAGGAAAGTTAAAAGTGCCGGTGCGTTAAGAAAAGTCAAAACTAATGACTCCTCAAGTAGTGCAGGGTCAAAGAAAAGCTCGTCTAGTTTTAGTACTGTGAACACCTTCACTGGGGGTGGAGTTGGGATTTTTAAGGTGTTTAAAAGTGGAAGTTCCTCTGGAAATAAATCATCCAGTAGAAGGAATAGTAGCAGTGGCGATGTTTTTGAAAGTGATGATCGTAAcgacaagaaaaagaagaagaaaaaaaagaagaaatcattGTTCTTATTCGGCAAAATATGA
- the HSP10 gene encoding Hsp10p (Mitochondrial matrix co-chaperonin; inhibits the ATPase activity of Hsp60p, a mitochondrial chaperonin; involved in protein folding and sorting in the mitochondria; 10 kD heat shock protein with similarity to E. coli groES), translating to MSTLLKSAKSIVPLMDRVLVQRIKAQAKTASGLYLPEKNVEKLNQAEVVAVGPGFTDANGNKVVPQVKVGDQVLIPQFGGSTIKLGNDDEVILFRDAEILAKIAKD from the coding sequence atgtcCACCCTTTTGAAGTCTGCTAAATCTATCGTTCCATTGATGGACCGTGTCCTTGTCCAAAGAATCAAGGCACAAGCAAAGACAGCATCCGGGTTGTATTTACCTGAAAAGAACGTGGAGAAGTTAAACCAAGCTGAAGTTGTTGCCGTAGGCCCGGGCTTTACTGATGCTAATGGTAATAAGGTTGTTCCTCAAGTTAAAGTTGGTGACCAAGTTTTGATTCCACAGTTTGGTGGTTCTACCATTAAATTGGGTAACGACGATGAAGTTATTCTTTTCAGGGACGCTGAAATCCTGGCTAAGATTGCCAAGGACTAA
- the MCO10 gene encoding Mco10p (Subunit l of the mitochondrial F1F0 ATP synthase; F1F0 ATP synthase is a large, evolutionarily conserved enzyme complex required for ATP synthesis; more abundant in the ATP synthase monomer; involved in the calcium-induced permeability transition and calcium homeostasis; does not impact ATP synthase activity and stability; N-terminal region has sequence similarity to Atp19p; conserved in A. gossypii; detected in highly purified mitochondria in high-throughput studies) has translation MGAAYKVFGKTVQPHVLAISTFIATAAVASYFTTKPKTKNEGKNSSALSQQKSGESSNSDAMGKDDDVVKSIEGFLNDLEKDTRQDTKAN, from the coding sequence ATGGGTGCTGCATACAAAGTATTTGGGAAGACGGTTCAACCTCACGTATTGGCTATATCTACGTTTATCGCTACTGCTGCAGTGGCATCTTACTTTACCACGAAAccaaaaaccaaaaatgaAGGCAAGAATAGTTCTGCCTTGAGCCAACAAAAAAGCGGTGAAAGTTCAAACTCAGATGCTATGGGAAAGGACGATGATGTCGTAAAGAGTATTGAAGGATTTTTAAATGATTTAGAGAAAGATACGAGGCAGGATACGAAAGCCAACTGA
- the SFM1 gene encoding protein-arginine N-methyltransferase SFM1 (SPOUT methyltransferase; catalyzes omega-monomethylation of Rps3p on Arg-146; not an essential gene; predicted to be involved in rRNA processing and ribosome biogenesis and in biopolymer catabolism), whose protein sequence is MKYIIEHMEEGFSEWVILEYSQILREVGAENLILSSLPESTTEKDIPQRLLKLGLRWTTKDLKGINEDFKDLELLKDGRVCLLDPRATIDLQPEDATKFDYFVFGGILGDHPPRDRTKELKTAYPNLLISRRLGDKQMTTDTAIRTTQLIIKDRIAFEDIKFIDYPEFRFNKNEATEMPFRYVLDKEGKPILPEGMLDLIKKDSAQSLDDLLM, encoded by the coding sequence ATGAAGTACATTATTGAGCATATGGAGGAAGGGTTTAGTGAATGGGTCATTTTAGAGTATAGCCAAATCCTGAGAGAAGTAGGAGCTGAAAACTTGATTTTATCATCGTTACCAGAGAGTACCACGGAAAAGGACATCCCTCAAAGGCTACTAAAACTTGGTTTAAGATGGACTACAAAGGATTTGAAGGGCATTAACGAAGATTTCAAGGATTTGGAACTGTTAAAAGATGGCAGAGTCTGTCTATTGGACCCTAGGGCTACAATCGATTTACAGCCGGAGGATGCTACGAAATTCGACTATTTCGTATTTGGTGGCATATTGGGTGATCATCCTCCAAGAGATCGTACCAAAGAACTAAAGACTGCCTATCCGAATCTTTTAATTAGCAGAAGACTAGGTGATAAACAAATGACTACGGATACTGCCATAAGAACAACACAGTTGATTATCAAAGACAGGATTGCATTTGAAGACATCAAGTTCATTGACTACCCTGAATTTAGgttcaataaaaatgagGCCACGGAAATGCCATTTAGATACGTTTTAGATAAAGAAGGTAAACCTATTTTGCCTGAAGGGATGTTGGATTTGATCAAGAAGGATTCTGCTCAAAGTTTGGACGATCTGTTGATGTAG
- the DDL1 gene encoding putative carboxylic ester hydrolase (DDHD domain-containing phospholipase A1; mitochondrial matrix enzyme with sn-1-specific activity, hydrolyzing cardiolipin, PE, PC, PG and PA; implicated in remodeling of mitochondrial phospholipids; antagonistically regulated by Aft1p and Aft2p; in humans, mutations in DDHD1 and DDHD2 genes cause specific types of hereditary spastic paraplegia, while DDL1-defective yeast share similar phenotypes such as mitochondrial dysfunction and defects in lipid metabolism): MLRFTHRGLPSSTRFRNIFVRLNHIYVPWFYAIDVPNSKPYLPTYQTLHSPKKFKPFSVDDSNRLEKASKRQERRPVLVNEDYLFKVDLSHMELSPTYWEGPTYQVRRGVWFDSSNQPLSSDLTSEIEGLYKQLKFDDSNDDPTTTPPAESQDIFRLKGKYPVDKENEGEQKNGSSNKDENESTFKFILFANKQTAFLLSDLDGGKLQLAFLRSNLAQSLPINATMITRSYKYSSSATTKQTSTSFKAAKTPQTEVADGSNSSKSRSIETKLEKKVSNLFNLSDFLQLFNGNASKDQDDAQSLEKQMETDYNNADNSQGANASSKIEDGKNSGASDRQIRSNRRDVDNLILCVHGIGQTLGKKYEYVNFAHTVNLLRSNMKKIYNNSEKLQSLNTAPDYKSNCNVQVLPITWRHSISFQTDAKEENIENPDLPTLSQVTVNGVLPLRKLLADGLLDILLYVEPYYQDMILQQVTSQLNKTYRIFKEFNPEFDGKVHLVGHSLGSMILFDILSKQKKYELEFQVDNLFFIGSPIGLLKLIQRTKIGDRPEFPNDLERKLTVQRPQCKDIYNVYHVCDPISYRMEPLVSKEMAHYEQTYLPHCSEAYGLTSKVLEFGENIWKDLPGTDENNLQSKKTSPEKKEVKLSENLTRMLTGLNYTGRLDYAMSPSLLEVDFISAIKSHVSYFEEPDIAAFILKEILSKHENASEIYVKRKTG, from the coding sequence ATGCTACGGTTTACTCATCGAGGCCTTCCCTCCAGCACTCGTTTTAGAAACATTTTCGTAAGGTTAAATCACATTTATGTACCATGGTTCTATGCCATAGACGTACCCAACTCCAAACCCTATTTACCCACATATCAAACTTTACACTCACCCAAAAAGTTTAAGCCGTTCTCCGTTGATGATTCTAATCGTTTGGAAAAGGCCAGTAAGCGTCAAGAACGCAGGCCTGTTTTAGTCAACGAAGATTACCTGTTTAAAGTCGACCTCTCTCACATGGAATTGTCCCCTACCTATTGGGAAGGCCCTACTTATCAAGTACGAAGAGGTGTGTGGTTCGACTCTTCAAATCAACCTTTGTCCAGTGATCTTACCTCCGAAATTGAAGGGTTGTATAAGCAGCTCAAATTCGACGACAGTAATGATGATCCGACCACGACACCTCCTGCAGAATCGCAAGATATATTTAGGCTCAAAGGTAAATACCCAGTcgataaagaaaacgaaggagagcaaaaaaatggatCCAGCAATAAAGATGAGAACGAATCTACTTTCaagtttattttgtttGCCAATAAACAAACTGCATTTTTACTATCGGATTTAGATGGAGGAAAACTGCAATTAGCCTTTCTAAGGTCTAATCTGGCTCAATCCTTACCGATTAATGCTACAATGATTACAAGATCATACAAATATTCATCCTCCGCAACTACTAAACAGACATCCACATCTTTTAAGGCAGCAAAAACGCCTCAAACGGAAGTAGCAGATGGTAGTAACAGTTCCAAATCGAGGAgcattgaaacaaagttagaaaagaaagtttcAAACCTCTTCAATTTATCGGACTTTTTACAGTTGTTCAATGGTAATGCTAGTAAAGATCAAGATGATGCACAGAGCTTGGAAAAGCAAATGGAAACAGACTATAACAATGCAGATAACAGTCAAGGCGCTAATGCTAGTAGCAAAATAGAAGATGGCAAAAATTCGGGCGCAAGCGATAGACAAATTAGAAGTAACAGAAGAGATGTGGATAACTTGATACTATGCGTTCACGGTATAGGTCAGACTTTGGGTAAGAAGTACGAATACGTAAATTTCGCACACACGGTAAATCTACTTAGGTctaatatgaaaaaaatctacaATAATTCTGAGAAACTACAATCATTAAACACAGCACCTGATTATAAAAGCAACTGTAACGTTCAAGTGCTACCCATCACCTGGAGGCACTCGATAAGTTTCCAAACGGATGCTAAGGAGgaaaatatagaaaatCCTGACCTACCGACTTTGTCACAAGTCACAGTAAATGGAGTGTTACCCTTGAGGAAGCTACTGGCTGACGGTCTACTAGATATTTTGTTGTATGTCGAACCATACTACCAAGATATGATTCTACAACAAGTAACCTctcaattgaacaaaacaTATCGGatttttaaagaatttaATCCAGAGTTTGATGGGAAAGTCCATTTAGTGGGCCATTCGTTGGGTAGTATGATATTATTTGATATTCTatccaaacaaaaaaaatatgaattaGAATTTCAAGTAGACAACCTGTTCTTTATTGGCTCACCAATTGGATTGTTAAAGTTAATtcaaagaacaaaaattgGTGACCGTCCCGAATTTCCCAATGACTTGGAGAGAAAATTAACCGTACAGAGACCGCAATGTAAGGACATTTATAATGTTTACCACGTCTGTGATCCCATTTCTTATAGGATGGAACCTCTTGTTAGTAAAGAAATGGCTCATTACGAACAAACTTATTTACCACATTGTAGTGAAGCTTATGGACTAACTTCTAAAGTTTTGGAATTTGGCGAAAACATATGGAAAGATTTGCCAGGTActgatgaaaataatttGCAGTCCAAAAAAACTTctccagaaaaaaaagaggtCAAGTTATCAGAAAATCTTACGAGAATGCTTACAGGTTTGAATTACACCGGACGTCTAGATTATGCTATGTCTCCAAGTCTGCTAGAAGTGGATTTTATATCAGCTATAAAATCACATGTTTCTTATTTCGAAGAACCGGATATTGCAGCGTTTATCctaaaagaaattttaagTAAACATGAAAATGCATCAGAAATATatgtaaaaagaaagactGGTTGA